A region from the Lolium perenne isolate Kyuss_39 chromosome 4, Kyuss_2.0, whole genome shotgun sequence genome encodes:
- the LOC139830431 gene encoding uncharacterized protein, translated as MAAEDLEWERSKISNQDINTLKRLGLMTKEDAIRFPSEESYPKPPMEYRVSFVDHLIRGLSTPIHDFLRGLLFVYGIQLHQLTPNSILHISIFITLCECFLGITPNWALWKRIFCLRRNGSHNVTYNIGGVVICVRTDVDYFDVKFPDSVQGWRKKWLYIHEESANSVEHNIVPFDGSARIQRRRSWDAEASEEEKKATEALMARIRHLQNTRGKELSGVQITAYFLRIRVQPLQARKNPLWTYSGENDANRISSDLSVKDLEKLVRRISRLGKKDPIPSSCRVEPYSASNPLPENHPTMASLPPLPEDGEVEERAVVDDVNQETPSFVNEPADSRKSAGSTEKDAASEDTTSAQSPPPAVSPKSKRKRSNAEDSGTSKPEETAPAPRKAAYDPYIESIISSDDEETPTLDVAARTSTSHTLVISEKPVEGEESSPPQQNVDTSTPSSPRAPSPKRARVEKIVDPAPQLGSSSPPLLDDPMIKDLLRIGSQFIGYREYANRAEEKLAEANERADALAQKLEQSEAARKKAELAASKAKVEADEAKAKAAGVEELQKKLEDATAALDEHKAAQASRDEGILKRLKSQSRRTLTQTNQDFDLDNPVNDPLLDALSLLEFHGREIREGVANANAGLSALFPYFFPKKEEPATFLNLAKMFNASEDLGLKMRQENMKVAVESTVALVADSQQTLDWMKVGDTSQIEQSRWRSLIKAAKPNTKKILAYLGIKPASTPSSSRPEV; from the exons atggccgccgaggatcttgagtgggagagatccaaaatctccaatcaagacatcaacacgctgaagaggctcggcctcatgacgaaggaggacgccatccgctttcctagcgaagaaagctaccccaagcctccaatggagtatcgggttagttttgttgatcacctgatccgcggcctttcaaccccaatccacgatttcctccgcggccttctttttgtttatgggattcaactgcaccagttgactcccaattccatccttcacatttctatttttatcacactttgcgaatgcttcctcggaatcactcccaattgggctctgtggaagcgcattttctgcctccgccgtaatggctcccacaacgtcacttataacataggtggcgttgttatctgtgttcggactgatgtcgattatttcgacgtcaagtttcctgattctgtccaaggatggcgcaaaaagtggctctacatccacgaagaaagcgccaattctgtggagcacaacatagttccttttgacggaagtgccaggattcagcgtcgccgttcctgggatgccgaagcttctgaagaagagaaaaaggcgacagaggcgctcatggctcgtatccgtcatcttcaaaacactcgaggcaaagagctatctggtgttcaaattactgcctacttccttaggattagagtgcagcctcttcaggctcgcaaaaatcccctttggacgtattctggtgaaaatgacgccaacagaatctccagtgatctttctgtaaaggacttggaaaaattggttcgaagaatttctcgattaggcaagaaggatcctattccctcctcctgtcgagtggaaccatacagtgcttccaatcctcttcccgag aatcatcctactatggcttcccttcctcctcttcctgaggatggagaggtcgaagaaagagccgttgtcgatgatgtcaaccaggagaccccctcttttgtgaatgaacccgcagattctcgaaaatctgcgggatctactgagaaggatgctgcctctgaagatacaacatcagcgcaatctcctcctcctgctgtttctccgaagagcaaaaggaaaaggagcaatgccgaagattccgggacctcgaaacccgaagaaactgctcctgcacctcgaaaagcagcttatgatccatacatcgagagtatcatcagctc tgatgatgaagaaacaccaactttagatgtggctgctcgaacgagcacgtcacatactttagttatttcagaaaaaccagttgaaggggaggaatcgtcgcctcctcaacaaaatgttgatacatctactccttcgagcccccgtgccccttcaccaaaaagggcacgggttgaaaagattgttgatcctgcccctcagttgggcagttcgtcgcccccgctcctagatgat cctatgatcaaggatcttctccgcatcggttcccaatttattgggtaccgtgaatatgctaatagagccgaag agaaacttgcagaggctaacgaacgcgccgacgcactggctcaaaaacttgagcaaagtgaggcggctcgcaagaaagccgaactcgctgctagcaaagccaaggtcgaagctgatgaagctaaggcgaaagctgctggtgtcgaggaactgcagaagaaacttgaggatgcgacagctgccttggatgagcacaaagctgcacaagcttctcgtgacgaaggaatcctcaagcgtttgaagtcgcaaagtcgacgtactctga cccaaacaaaccaggattttgatctggataatcctgtcaacgatcctctccttgacgcactttctcttctggagtttcacgggcgcgaaattcgtgaaggcgtggcaaatgctaatgcaggattgtcagcgttgttcccttatttcttcccgaagaaagaagaacccgcaactttccttaacctcgccaagatgtttaatgcttcggaagacctgggattgaagatgcgtcaggagaatatgaaggttgctgtcgagagtactgttgccctggttgctgacagccaacagacgcttgattggatgaaggttggcgacaccagtcagatagagcagtcaagatggaggtcgctgatcaaggcggccaagcccaacacgaagaagatcttggcgtatctggggatcaagccagcttcaactcctagctcctcgaggccggaggtctag